The DNA region TTGATGATGATTCTAAGACGGTTGTTCTAGAGGCTGCTCTTTTTGATGGCAAGTCTATCCGCAAAACTTCCAGTCGCCTAAACCTCCGATCAGAATCCTCCTCTCGCTTTGAAAAGGGGATCAACATAGCGACCCTATGTGAAGCGATGGATATGGCGGCGGCTATGATTGCTGATTTGGCTGGCGGTCAAGTCCTGTCCGGTATCGTGTCTGAAGGGACGGTAGACACTTCTGATGTACCTGTCACAGCAACCATTGAGTATGTTAACCGTTCGCTCGGTACCAACCTTGACTACACCCAAATAGCCGATATTTTCCGTCGTTTGGGTATGGAAATAACTGGCGATGCAAGTCAGTTTACAGTAGCAGTACCATGTCGCCGTTGGGACATCCGCATTCCAGCAGACTTGGTAGAGGAAATCGCTCGCATTTACGGATATGATAATCTTCCGACCACTCTTCCAAAAGAGGATGGAACAGCAGGCGAGCTGACTCTGACCCAGCAAATTCGTCGCCAGGTTCGACACTTGGCAGAAGGTGCAGGTTTGACGGAAATCATCTCCTACGCCCTTACAACACCTGAAAAATCAGTAGAATTTGCGGCCCATCCAACCACTGTAACCGAACTTATGTGGCCAATGACTGTTGATCGTTCTGCCCTTCGTCAGAATATGGTATCCGGCATGTTAGAGACAGTTGCCTATAACGTTGCCCGTAAAAATAAAAACCTAGCCCTCTACGAGATTGGAAAAATCTTTGAACAATCTGGCAATCCAAAAGAAGATTTGCCGCAAGAAATCAACAAGTTTGCTCTTGTTTTGACAGGCTTGGTTGCAGAAAAAGATTTTCAGACACCAGCGGTAGCTGTTGACTTCTTCCATGCTAAAGGGATATTGGAAGCCATCTTCGGTCATTACAAACTGGCTGTCGATTTTGTGGCGACAAGTGAGATTTCCGCTCTACACCCAGGTCGTACAGCGGCAATCCATTTGAATGGGACTGCTATCGGCTTTGTTGGTCAGGTACATCCTCAAACAGCTAAGGACTACGGTATTCCAGAGACCTATGTGGCTGAAATCAATCTTGATGCGATTGAGGCGGCTCTACAGCCTGCTCAGCCATTTGTCGAAATCTCTAAATTCCCATCTGTTAGCCGTGATATTGCCCTTCTTTTGAAGAGTGACGTTACCCATCAGGATGTTTTGGATGCTATTACAGCAGCCGGTGTGAAGCGCTTGACAAAGGTAAGTCTTTTTGATGTTTATGCCGGTAGCAATATTGAGGTTGGCAAGAAATCAATGGCTTATAATCTGACCTTCCAAAATCCTGCGGATAGCTTGACAGATGAAGAAGTAGCCAAGTATATGGAAAAAATCAGTAAGAGCTTGGAAGCTCTCGGTGCTGAAATCCGCTAATAGCTCCTTATGCCCCATTGAGGCCTTGATAAGATTTGAAAATCCTAGTTTACGGACTAGGATTTTTTTTGGAGGAATGGACAGTCGCATAGAGCAGATTGGAAATATGAAACACGGATTGCTGTGATTTACTTCCAATGCTACGTTGAGATGGTGATACGAACTTTAAAAAGTGAGGCTGGGAAAATACTAATAAAATCACAAAAAGACTCGAAGGTTAGTTTACATAAATCTTCAAGTCTTTTGTACTATCGCTGGTTGTCCATTTTTGACTAAAAATGGAGTTCTTGTCTATCTTATAAAATAAACGGTTCAATCGTCAAGTTAACAGTGTCACCGTATTTAGCCACAAGATCTGCTGCTAGAGGGTGATAAAGTTCCCGTAGGTGTTCAATTTTGTCAGGAAATTGCTTGCCGATATAATCAAATTTACATTCGATAGTATGAAAAAGCTGATGGAACAGCTCATTTATACTATGTAATCGAGCAATCATCTCTTCATCTTCCTTGAGAAAATCTGGAATATCTGTGCGATTATCGACAAAACCATCAATCAGTTTTACGGGAAAAGATCCGTATTCGAGGACAAATTCATACATGGGTTTCTCCTTGTCTATTTTTATGTCTATACAAGATAGCTGTGTTGGTGATTAGAGGAATTCATATTCTAAAATCAAGATGTTTGACTATTCTTCGTAGAAATCCACACTGTATTCGAGCAGTTTATCACCATCATAGCGGAAACAGGCAGAGAAAAACGGACGATTCTCCAGCAACCATTCTTGAAAATGCCGATCTCCCTCCCAAGTCGGCTTGGATAAGACCTGGTCGTAGGGCACCCATTCCAAATCTCCTTCGCTACATTCAATTAAGTTCCCTTCAAAACCGGTAATCTTAAAAACATAGGTGTACCAGTCGCAATTTGGCGTAAAATCTGGAAAGGTGATAATCCCTTTTAGTGCATGCTGGGTGACGGTGAGACCTGTCTCCTCGAAAACTTCACGAATAGCACATGCTTGCGGTGTTTCACCGGCCTCTAGCTTGCCACCTACCCCGATCCATTTTCCTTGGTGGACATCATTTTCTTTCTTATTGCGATGAAGTAAGAGGAACTCCCTGCCATTATCAATGTAACAAATAGTTGCTAGTTGGACTGGTTTCTTTGTCATGTCTTCTCCTTGTGGTCAATTAGCTTTATTATACCACAACTAGGGGAGAAAAAAGGAAGTTCTGGGTTCAACAATCTGTCCAGGGACAGTTTTGCTTTCCGAAAGACAAGAAGGCTTTTCCTGAAAACAATTTTAAGGTATAATGAAACAATCAAACCATTTAGGATGTCTTATGTCAAAACAAGAACAAATTGAACAAACTATCTATCAATTACTGGAATTACTAGGAGAAGATCCCAAGCGTGAAGGTTTATTAGATACACCAAAACGTGTCGCAAAAATGTATCTCGAAATGTTTAGCGGTTTACAGGAAGATCCAAAAGATCAATTTACGGCCGTCTTTTCCGAAGGGCATGAGGAAGTCGTTTTAGTCAAGGATATTCCTTTCCACTCTATGTGCGAACACCATCTGGTCCCCTTTTATGGTATCGCTCATGTTGCCTATATTCCAAGCAAAGGACGGGTAACAGGCCTAAGCAAACTGGCACGGGCGGTAGAAGTGGCCAGTCGCCGTCCACAGTTACAAGAACGTTTGACCTATCAAGTCGCTCACGCTCTACAAGATGCTCTTAATCCAGAAGGAGTTTTTGTTATGGTAGAAGCCGAACATATGTGTATGAGTATGCGTGGTATTCGTAAGCCGGGTAGCAAGACAGTGACAACTGTAGCTCTAGGTAAATACAAGGAGGATGCTATTTTGCGCCGTGAACTTTTATCCATGATTCATAACAAATAGGAGGAAATATGTCACTCGAACGATTAGCTAAACAAGTATCTATAATGGGAATCCTCAATGTAACACCAGATTCCTTTTCAGATGGTGGAAGTTATAATGAAATTGAAACTGCTCTAGCCCAAGCAGGGCGATTATTAGCAGCAGGTGCAAAGGTGATTGATGTCGGTGGCGAATCAACTCGTCCAGGTGCTACATTTGTTACAGAAGAAGAAGAGATTGCCCGTGTAGTTCCAATCATTCGTGCGCTCAAGGAAAAATATGACTGCCTGATTAGTATTGATACCTATAAAACAGGAACCGCTCGAGCAGCTCTAGAGGCTGGGGCGGATATTCTCAATGATGTTTGGGCAGGTCTCTATGATGGGAAGATGCTCGCCTTGGCTGCTGAGTATCAGGTCCCCATCATTCTCATGCACAATCAAAAAGAGGAAAGCTATCAAGACATCGTTAGCGAGGTGAGGGATTTTCTCATTCAACGTGCTCAAGCAGCCTTGGCTGCTGGAGTAGCGCCAGATAAGATTTGGCTAGACCCAGGCTTTGGTTTTTCAAAAAATGTCCAGCATAACCTTGACCTGCTGCAAGGCTTGGATCAGTTGACAAATTTGGGCTATCCAGTTCTCTTTGGAATTTCCCGTAAGCGAGTTGTCGATCACTTGCTTGGTGGCAATACACTTTCTACAGATCGAGACCAAGCCACAGCGGCCCTATCAGCCTGGGCAATCATGAAAGGTTGTAAAATGGTTCGTGTCCACAACGTGGAAGCCAATAACGACCTAGTAAAAGTTTGGGACCAACTGATTTCAGGAGGAGAGAATGGATAAAATTTCGCTCAACAAGTGTCGTTTTTATGGCTATCATGGAGCCCTTAAAGAAGAACAAGTTCTCGGTCAGGTTTTCACGATAGACTGTGACCTATTTGTTGATTTGACAGCAGCTTCCCAATCAGACCAGCTAGAAGATACAGTCCATTATGGCTTGGTGTTTGAGACCATAAAAGATATTGTAGAGGGCAAGCCCTATGTTCTCATCGAAAAAGTAGCAGGTGTGATTTGTCAGGAAATTTTTGCTCGCTTTCCAAAGGTGGAGAAAATTCGTCTGGCGATCTACAAGGAAAACCCTCCTATCGCAGGGCATTATGATTCAGTCGGTATCGAGTTGGAGCGCAAACGCCCATGAAACATCTAGCCTATCTCAGTATCGGAGGAAATATGGGAGACCGCCTAGCCTATCTACAGGCAGCCTTAGAAAAATTAGACAATCATAAGGACTGTCAGCTAGGACTCGTTTCCTCCATCTATGAAACCCCAGCTTGGGGAAAAACAGATCAAGCAGATTTTCTCAACCTCGCCTGTCAGGTTTATACAGACCTATCTGCCCAAGATTTTTTAGCTTTCTGTCAAAAAATTGAACAGGATTTACACCGAGTTCGACTTGAAAAATGGGGGGAACGAACCATTGACCTCGATATTATTTTTTGGGATCAAGAAAGGATTGCAGAGGAACATTTAGTTGTCCCTCACCCCTACGCTCAGGAGCGAGCCTTTGTTCTTATCCCTCTCGCAGAGATTGCAGCTACCTATTGCCATCCAGTATTTGGAAAGACGGTTGCAGATTTATTAGCAGAACTTGGAGAACAAAAAGACATTAGAATATTTAGTAAACCTCCCTTTGAATAAAATACCATCATCAGAGGGAAATAGAGATGTATGAAGGAGAACCATGACACTTTTAGCACTTTTAGGAGTTTTATTGGCGATTGTTGCCATTATCTACTGGACATCAAAGAACTTGCATGTCATCATTGCAGCCCCCTTGGCTAGTTGCATCATCATCTTGACCAATCAGATGAATATTCTTGAGATGATGCTAGGAAAAGAGCAATCTTACATGACCGGTTTGGCTAGTTTCCTCATCAACAATTTTGCCATTTTCATGCTAGGCTCTATCCTCGCTCGTTATATGGAAGCAAGCGGAGCAACTCAGACCATTGCCGATAGCATTTTGAAAATGATGGGAAAAGACAGTCCTTACAAGGGCTTACTAGCCATCACTCTTATAGCCTCTATTTTGACCTATGGAGGCGTAAGTATTTTTGTAGTGATTTTTACCCTCCTTCCTCTATCGCGTCCTCTCTTTAGGGAGTTAAATATTAACTGGGCCCTCTTTCCACTCCCTGTCTTTCTGGGAGCAGGAACCTACACCATGACAACCTTACCGGGAGCACCATCTATCCAAAACGTTATTCCAACAAAAGCCCTAGGAACTAATTTGGCCGCAGCTCCAGTCATCAGCCTAGCTGCCAGTCTGACCTTGTTTGTTTTCGGCTTGCTTTATATGGCCTATTGTCTCAAAAAGAGTTTAGCAAATGGTGAAAGCTATACGGAAGAAGAGGAGGAGATGACAATAACCACGCCTGCTAAGGCACCAAATCTTTTCTTGTCTATTCTCCCTCTGATCAGCTTGATTGGAACCATCTTTCTTTTGAGCAAGTTACCTAATGTTTTAGCAGTCGGCTTACTAGTATCTATTATGCTAGCTGCTCTCATTTTCCGCCCTTATTTGCTGAATCAAAAAGAGATTTTAAACTCTGGCGCGACTGCCTCTATCATTCCTGCTTTTGCAACTTCCAGCACAGTAGCATTTGGTACCGTCTTGACATTATCAACTGGCTTTACCATTATCCAAGAGTGGATACAACAAATTCCAGGCTCCCCGCTTCTCAGTCTATCTATTTCAACAGCACTTGTTAGTGGGATTATCGGCTCTTCATCTGGTGCTGTAGGTATTGCAACCAATAATTTTCTTCCAACTTATCTGGAAATGGGGATTCATCCCGAATTGCTACACCGTGTCATCGTTGTTGCCTCAGCTATCTTGACAGTCGTACCACAGTCCGGTGTCATGATTACTTTCCACAATCTATCTAAGTTGAGCATGAAACGTGGTTTGAAGTATTCCTTTATCCTAGTGACAGTTGGGCATCTCCTAGCCTTACTAGTTATTCTGCTATTAGCATCTTTTATCTATAAAACTTAAACCAGTAGCTCCTCACAGGTGAGTGAGCAAACATGTGCCTCACTTTCACGACCCCATCTAGCCCACCTTGTCATCCGTTTGCTCTCTCATAAATTTTAAAATTTATTGTATCGAGTGGCTTGCTTCATGCTATAATAGTTGTATCAGTTTTTTTCAAAGGAGCATGACATGTCGAACTTAAAAGAACAGGTCGGAATCAAGGCCGCTGAATTTGTAGCTGATGGTATGATTGTGGGGTTGGGAACCGGCTCGACGGCTTACTATTTTGTGCAGGAGATTGGCCGGCGGGTGCAGGAGGAGGGACTTCAAATTACAGGTGTAACGACGTCGCATGCCACTGCCGAACACGCAGCATCCCTTGGGATTCCCCTAAAAAATATCGACGAAGTTGAGTATGTAGACTTGACTGTGGATGGTGCAGACGAAGTTGACGGATCTTTTAATGGTATCAAGGGTGGCGGCGCAGCTCTCCTTATGGAGAAAGTCGTTGCAGTCAATAGCAAGGACTGTATCTGGATTGTTGATGAGACGAAGATGGTAGAAACTTTGGGAGCCTTCAAGTTACCAGTAGAAGTCGTTCAGTATGGTTCGGAGAATCTTTTCCGCCATTTTACCGCCAAAGGCTACCGACCAAGTTTCCGCATGCATGACGGTAAGAAACATGTGACAGATATGCAAAACTTCATCATCGACCTCGACTTACACCGAATTGAAGACACCTATGCTCTAGCAGAAGAATTAGACCGGACCGTAGGTGTCGTAGAGCATGGACTTTTCATTGGTCTTATCTCCAAAGTCATTGTAGGCACACCAGATGGACCACAAATTATCGAAAAAAAATAAAGTGAAAACGCTTCTCATTTTGATACCAATGAGAAGCTTTTTTGTGGTATAATGAAAATACGAACGTTTAGATTCTTGGAAAATCCAGTCCACATCTCGCTGGCTTAATTTGAAGCGTCATCTACCCTGATAAGCCTCCCTAGCTTGCAGTTGCAATGATGTTTCATCTGTGTCCACAGGCTTTGTTGACTGTGATTTTCTTTGACTCTAATTATTCAAAAAAAGGAGACGATTATGCCTAAATTTAAACGTGTTCACTTGGTTGTCATGGACTCTGTCGGCATCGGTGCAGCACCAGATGCAGACAAATTCTTCAACGCAGGTGTAGCAGATACCGAATCAGATACTCTCGGTCACATCTCTGACAAGGCTGGACTTGAAGTGCCAAATATGGTTAAGATTGGTCTTGGAAATATTCCACGTGATACCCCCCTTGCAACGGTACCGATGGAAGAGAACCCTACAGGTTATGTGACAAAACTAGAAGAGGTCTCGCGCGGTAAGGATACCATGACAGGACACTGGGAAATTATGGGTCTCAATATCACTGAGCCATTTGATACCTTCTGGGACGGCTTCCCAGAAGAGATTTTAACAAAAATAGAGGAATTCTCAGGACGTAAAATCATCCGCGAGGCCAATAAGCCGTACTCAGGGACTGCTGTTATTGATGACTTTGGTCCTCGCCAAATGGAAACAGGCGAGCTAATCGTTTATACATCCGCAGACCCTGTTCTTCAGATTGCAGCTCATGAGGAAGTTATTCCACTTGACGAGCTTTACCGCATCTGTGAATATGCCCGTTCGATTACCCTTGAACGTCCAGCTCTTCTCGGTCGTATCATTGCTCGTCCTTATGTCGGTGAGCCGGGCAATTTCTCACGGACTGCTAACCGTCATGACTATGCAGTATCACCATTTGAAGCGACAGTTCTCAACAAGCTGGCAGAAGCTGGTGTATCGACTTACTCTGTCGGTAAGATCAATGACATTTTCAACGGATCAGGCATTACAAATGACATGGGACATACCAAGTCAAATATGCATGGGGTGGATGTTTTGATAGATACGCTCAAGTTACCAGCATTTGAGGAAGGCTTCTCCTTCACAAACTTGGTTGACTTTGATGCTGTTTATGGCCACCGTCGCAATATCGAAGGGTACCGTGATTGCCTGCAAGAATTTGACGCACGTATCCCAGAAATCATCGACAACATGCGCGAAGATGACCTACTCCTGATTACGGCAGACCATGGGAATGATCCATCTTATGCAGGCACCGACCACACTCGTGAGTATGTGCCGCTCTTGGCTTACAGCCCAAGCTTTACAGGTAGCGGTGTTATCCCAGTCGGTAACTTTGCTGACATCTCGGCAACCGTTGCCGAAAACTTCGGTGTCGAAACTGCCATGATTGGACAAAGCTTCTTGGATAAATTGGTATAATCATAAGCAGATGGTTGAAAGGAATTGTCATGCTTGAACAGGTTGAACGCTTGATTGATGAACTCAACAAGATTGATAGGCAGTTTTTCGTAGATTACTTTGAAACTGGTAAAGTCAAAAAAATCAACCTCAAACATACCTTTGCCAAGGTGCCGACTGAGCCTATCCTGCTTTATCGCTTCAATCTGCACGAATCAATCAATGATTACCTGATGAAATCTGACATCAAGGACATCAGCTTTTACTATCGTGTAAAGACAGCGGAGTCCATTCTGGATAAAATCGAGCGTTTTAAAGAGCGGTCGGAAGGTTATCCGATCCATTCGATTTTGAATGACATCTTTGGTGCTCGGATGATTCTGACCTCCGCTCAGTTGGAGCAGGTCATGGAAAGTTTAGATGATTGGCAGGAAAAATTTGGTTTGAAAAACTGGTATCTGCGAGATAAGGATGAGTACACAGGCATTCATATCTATTTCAAAAATAAGAGCAATTTCTACTATCCTTGGGAATTGCAACTGTGGGACGAAAAGGACTTAGATCGCAATATCGCCAGTCATCGCAAGTATAAACGAGATTTCGTAAAATAAAGGAGAATGTATGTCACTAATCGAAAAAATTTATGAAACAAAAGCTTTTTTGGAAGAAAAAGGCTTGGTAAAGCCAGAATTTGGCTTGATTTTAGGTTCAGGTCTAGGTGAGTTGGCTCAGGAGGTAGAAAATGCGATAGTCATTGATTACGCAGATATTCCAAACTGGGGCAAGTCAACCGTTGTAGGGCACGCTGGCAAGCTAGTGTACGGTGATTTGGCTGGCCGCAAAGTCTTAGCCCTGCAAGGTCGCTTCCATTTCTACGAAGGAAATCCGATGGAAGTTGTCACCTTCCCAGTGCGTGTCATGAAAGCTCTTGGCTGCCAAGGCGTGATTGTTACAAATGCGGCAGGTGGAATCGGCTATGGCCCAGGTACCCTGATGGCGATTACAGACCATATCAACCTAACAGGTCAAAATCCATTGATTGGTGAAAACTTGGAAGAATTTGGACCACGTTTCCCAGATATGTCCAATGCCTACACCAAAGAATACCGAGAAAAAGCACATGCAGTTGCTGAAAAGTTAGGTATCAAGCTAGATAACGGTGTTTACCTTGGCGTTACAGGACCAACCTATGAAACACCTGCTGAAATTTTAGCCTTTAAGACCATGGGTGCTCATGCAGTCGGAATGTCAACGGTACCAGAAGTTATCGTAGCTGCTCACTCAGGCTTGAAAGTCTTGGGAATCTCTGCAATCACCAACTTTGCGGCTGGATTCCAATCAGAACTCAACCACGAAGAAGTAGTAGAGGTCACAGAACAAATCAAGGGTGATTTCAAGGGCTTGGTTAAGGCCATCTTGGCTGAATTATAATAGTTTGTAAACGTTAGTATCGTTTGTATGAGGAGGACTAGCATGAATAAACGCTATTCAAAGCAGTTATTACTTCTCTGTTTGATAACCGGAGTCTTACTATTTGTCTTGTTTGCGAAATGGGCTCTAATTGGAAATAATGCATTGAAGTTTTTAGTACTTTATTCCATTTTTTCAGTAGGCTGTTTCTGTCTCAATCTAAATAAGAAAAAAATAATATAAAGCGTGGTATCGTAAGATATACCGCTTAAATCAAAAAACTAGAAAGGCAGGGCAATCGAGTTCCTTAGAATTGAACTCGGGCTAGAGGCTGTGCAAAAAAGATAAGCCCTCCCAGACGTTTGCGTCTACAGTCGGTTTCCTATTTTTGCTTTGCCTCTTTCACGCCCTCGTATCTTAATTATGTCAATCCATATTGCTGCTAAACCAGGTGAAATTGCTGATAAAATCTTGCTTCCAGGAGATCCGCTTCGTGCTAAGTTTATCGCTGAAAACTTCCTTGAAGATGCTGTTTGTTTCAATGAAGTCCGCAACATGTTCGGCTACACTGGTACTTATAAAGGCCACCGTGTTTCCGTCATGGGAACAGGGATGGGCATGCCATCAATCTCTATCTATGCGCGTGAGTTGATTGTAGATTATGGAGTGAAAAAGCTGATTCGTGTCGGAACAGCCGGCTCTATCAATCCAGATGTACATGTCCGTGAGCTGGTTCTTGCTCAAGCTGCGGCAACCAATTCCAATATTATCCGGAACGATTGGCCGGAATTTGACTTCCCACAAATTGCTGACTTTGAACTACTGGATAAGGCCTACCACATCTCGAAAAAACTAGGTATGACAACGCATGTCGGTAATGTTCTTTCTTCGGATGTTTTCTACTCAAATATGGCAGATCGCAATATTGCCCTTGGTAAATTGGGTGTCCATGCTATTGAGATGGAAGCAGCAGCCCTGTACTACTTGGCAGCCCAGCATGATGTGCAAGCTCTAGCTATCATGACAATTTCAGATAGCTTGGTGAATCCAGAAGAAGATACGACAGCCGAAGAGCGCCAAAATACTTTCACAGATATGATGAAGGTTGGTTTGGAAACACTGATTGCGGAGTAATGTAAATCACTCTAAACTATAAAATTTTTGCAAAAAATTTAAGGCAAACTAATTTCTATTTATATGGAAATTGGCTTGTCTTTTTTTCGTAAATACGGTATAATAAAATAAGAAAGCGTTTACAAAAAAGAGGAGAAACCTTTCTGAATGATTACGTTACTATATTTAGGAGAAACACCATGATCAATTTACAACATTTTGTCCAGTCTATGTATGCCAAACGTATCGAAGATTGCACTGATCAAGAACTCTATTATGCCCTGCTCGCCTTTACCAAACAACAAAGCGAAGCCAAGTATACAAACGATCAGAAGAAAAAAGTTTACTATATCTCTGCCGAGTTTTTAATTGGCAAACTCTTATCCAATAACCTTATCAATCTAGGCCTTTATGATGAGGTAAAAAGCCAGTTGGTAGCTGCCGGCAAGGACTTGCTCGCCATCGAAGAAATGGAGATGGAACCATCCCTTGGGAATGGTGGCCTAGGTCGCCTAGCAGCCTGCTTTCTTGACTCCATCGCAAGCCTTGGTTTGAATGGCGATGGTATCGGACTTAACTACCACTTTGGTCTGTTTCGCCAGCTGTTCCAATACCATCAACAGTCAGCAGTACCAAATGAGTGGCTGACACCACGTTCATGGCTGACAGAGTCTCCGATTTCTTATCAGATTCCCTTTGCTCATTTTACACTAACATCCAAGTTGTACGACATTGACGTACCAGGATACAAGACAGACCGCAAGAATC from Streptococcus ruminantium includes:
- the pheT gene encoding phenylalanine--tRNA ligase subunit beta — encoded protein: MLVSYKWLKELVDFEATSSDLSEKMSTTGIEVEGVEQKSAGLSKLVVGQVVSAEPIPDTHLHICQVNIGEEVTQIVCGAPNVTSGIKVIVALPGARIAGNYKIKKGKIRGVESLGMLCSLSEIGVSDSVVPKIYADGIYHLPAEAVVGEPIFSYLDLDDEIIELSITPNRADALSMRGVAHEVAAIYDSQVNFKQVALNESDKKASDVIEVAIESNKVTAYTARVIEDVTVAPSPQWLQNLLMNAGIRPINNVVDITNYILLYFGQPMHAFDFDKFEDKKIVIRQAKTGENLVTLDGEERNLIADDLVISVADKAVALAGVMGGADTEIDDDSKTVVLEAALFDGKSIRKTSSRLNLRSESSSRFEKGINIATLCEAMDMAAAMIADLAGGQVLSGIVSEGTVDTSDVPVTATIEYVNRSLGTNLDYTQIADIFRRLGMEITGDASQFTVAVPCRRWDIRIPADLVEEIARIYGYDNLPTTLPKEDGTAGELTLTQQIRRQVRHLAEGAGLTEIISYALTTPEKSVEFAAHPTTVTELMWPMTVDRSALRQNMVSGMLETVAYNVARKNKNLALYEIGKIFEQSGNPKEDLPQEINKFALVLTGLVAEKDFQTPAVAVDFFHAKGILEAIFGHYKLAVDFVATSEISALHPGRTAAIHLNGTAIGFVGQVHPQTAKDYGIPETYVAEINLDAIEAALQPAQPFVEISKFPSVSRDIALLLKSDVTHQDVLDAITAAGVKRLTKVSLFDVYAGSNIEVGKKSMAYNLTFQNPADSLTDEEVAKYMEKISKSLEALGAEIR
- a CDS encoding NUDIX hydrolase; protein product: MTKKPVQLATICYIDNGREFLLLHRNKKENDVHQGKWIGVGGKLEAGETPQACAIREVFEETGLTVTQHALKGIITFPDFTPNCDWYTYVFKITGFEGNLIECSEGDLEWVPYDQVLSKPTWEGDRHFQEWLLENRPFFSACFRYDGDKLLEYSVDFYEE
- the folE gene encoding GTP cyclohydrolase I FolE; this encodes MSKQEQIEQTIYQLLELLGEDPKREGLLDTPKRVAKMYLEMFSGLQEDPKDQFTAVFSEGHEEVVLVKDIPFHSMCEHHLVPFYGIAHVAYIPSKGRVTGLSKLARAVEVASRRPQLQERLTYQVAHALQDALNPEGVFVMVEAEHMCMSMRGIRKPGSKTVTTVALGKYKEDAILRRELLSMIHNK
- the folP gene encoding dihydropteroate synthase translates to MSLERLAKQVSIMGILNVTPDSFSDGGSYNEIETALAQAGRLLAAGAKVIDVGGESTRPGATFVTEEEEIARVVPIIRALKEKYDCLISIDTYKTGTARAALEAGADILNDVWAGLYDGKMLALAAEYQVPIILMHNQKEESYQDIVSEVRDFLIQRAQAALAAGVAPDKIWLDPGFGFSKNVQHNLDLLQGLDQLTNLGYPVLFGISRKRVVDHLLGGNTLSTDRDQATAALSAWAIMKGCKMVRVHNVEANNDLVKVWDQLISGGENG
- the folB gene encoding dihydroneopterin aldolase, with product MDKISLNKCRFYGYHGALKEEQVLGQVFTIDCDLFVDLTAASQSDQLEDTVHYGLVFETIKDIVEGKPYVLIEKVAGVICQEIFARFPKVEKIRLAIYKENPPIAGHYDSVGIELERKRP
- the folK gene encoding 2-amino-4-hydroxy-6-hydroxymethyldihydropteridine diphosphokinase, with protein sequence MKHLAYLSIGGNMGDRLAYLQAALEKLDNHKDCQLGLVSSIYETPAWGKTDQADFLNLACQVYTDLSAQDFLAFCQKIEQDLHRVRLEKWGERTIDLDIIFWDQERIAEEHLVVPHPYAQERAFVLIPLAEIAATYCHPVFGKTVADLLAELGEQKDIRIFSKPPFE
- a CDS encoding GntP family permease codes for the protein MTLLALLGVLLAIVAIIYWTSKNLHVIIAAPLASCIIILTNQMNILEMMLGKEQSYMTGLASFLINNFAIFMLGSILARYMEASGATQTIADSILKMMGKDSPYKGLLAITLIASILTYGGVSIFVVIFTLLPLSRPLFRELNINWALFPLPVFLGAGTYTMTTLPGAPSIQNVIPTKALGTNLAAAPVISLAASLTLFVFGLLYMAYCLKKSLANGESYTEEEEEMTITTPAKAPNLFLSILPLISLIGTIFLLSKLPNVLAVGLLVSIMLAALIFRPYLLNQKEILNSGATASIIPAFATSSTVAFGTVLTLSTGFTIIQEWIQQIPGSPLLSLSISTALVSGIIGSSSGAVGIATNNFLPTYLEMGIHPELLHRVIVVASAILTVVPQSGVMITFHNLSKLSMKRGLKYSFILVTVGHLLALLVILLLASFIYKT
- the rpiA gene encoding ribose-5-phosphate isomerase RpiA; its protein translation is MSNLKEQVGIKAAEFVADGMIVGLGTGSTAYYFVQEIGRRVQEEGLQITGVTTSHATAEHAASLGIPLKNIDEVEYVDLTVDGADEVDGSFNGIKGGGAALLMEKVVAVNSKDCIWIVDETKMVETLGAFKLPVEVVQYGSENLFRHFTAKGYRPSFRMHDGKKHVTDMQNFIIDLDLHRIEDTYALAEELDRTVGVVEHGLFIGLISKVIVGTPDGPQIIEKK
- a CDS encoding phosphopentomutase, which gives rise to MPKFKRVHLVVMDSVGIGAAPDADKFFNAGVADTESDTLGHISDKAGLEVPNMVKIGLGNIPRDTPLATVPMEENPTGYVTKLEEVSRGKDTMTGHWEIMGLNITEPFDTFWDGFPEEILTKIEEFSGRKIIREANKPYSGTAVIDDFGPRQMETGELIVYTSADPVLQIAAHEEVIPLDELYRICEYARSITLERPALLGRIIARPYVGEPGNFSRTANRHDYAVSPFEATVLNKLAEAGVSTYSVGKINDIFNGSGITNDMGHTKSNMHGVDVLIDTLKLPAFEEGFSFTNLVDFDAVYGHRRNIEGYRDCLQEFDARIPEIIDNMREDDLLLITADHGNDPSYAGTDHTREYVPLLAYSPSFTGSGVIPVGNFADISATVAENFGVETAMIGQSFLDKLV
- a CDS encoding nucleotidyltransferase family protein, which translates into the protein MLEQVERLIDELNKIDRQFFVDYFETGKVKKINLKHTFAKVPTEPILLYRFNLHESINDYLMKSDIKDISFYYRVKTAESILDKIERFKERSEGYPIHSILNDIFGARMILTSAQLEQVMESLDDWQEKFGLKNWYLRDKDEYTGIHIYFKNKSNFYYPWELQLWDEKDLDRNIASHRKYKRDFVK
- a CDS encoding purine-nucleoside phosphorylase; the protein is MSLIEKIYETKAFLEEKGLVKPEFGLILGSGLGELAQEVENAIVIDYADIPNWGKSTVVGHAGKLVYGDLAGRKVLALQGRFHFYEGNPMEVVTFPVRVMKALGCQGVIVTNAAGGIGYGPGTLMAITDHINLTGQNPLIGENLEEFGPRFPDMSNAYTKEYREKAHAVAEKLGIKLDNGVYLGVTGPTYETPAEILAFKTMGAHAVGMSTVPEVIVAAHSGLKVLGISAITNFAAGFQSELNHEEVVEVTEQIKGDFKGLVKAILAEL